A single window of Plasmodium reichenowi strain SY57 chromosome 14, whole genome shotgun sequence DNA harbors:
- a CDS encoding proteasome subunit alpha type-1, putative — MYRNLYDTDNIIYSPEGRLYQVEYASEAIKQGTCAVAVKSKDYVVVSGLKKCISKLSFPQEKIFKIDDYIGISMSGITSDAKVLTKFMQNECLSHKFLYNEDINIESLVRSVADKYQKNTQKSSKRAFGVGLMIAAYHNEPCIFETRPNGSYFEYDALSFGARSHASKTYLEKNLNLFEECSLEELILHCLKALKCSLSSESELTTSNTALAVVGKNHPWQEFSPVQLEEYLSKVKMDAEQEKVEENVQNEANE, encoded by the exons atgtatcgaaatttatatgatacAGACAATATAATTTACTCTCCAGAAG GAAGATTGTACCAAGTAGAATATGCAAGTGAAGCAATAAAACAAGGAACATGTGCAGTAGCTGTAAAGTCAAAGGATTATGTG gtTGTGAGTGGATTAAAGAAATGCATTAGTAAATTGTCTTTTCCTCAAGAGAAGATATTTAAAATTGATGATTATATTGGTATTAGTATGAGTGGAATTACTTCTGATGCTAAGGTTTTAACAAAATTTATGCAGAATGAATGTTTATCTCATAAGTTTTTATACaatgaagatataaatattgaaTCCTTAGTAAGAAGTGTAGCAGATAAATATCAGAAGAATACACAAAAGAGTAGTAAGAGAGCATTTGGAGTAGGGTTAATGATAGCTGCTTATCATAATGAACCGTGTATATTTGAAACAAGACCAAATGGATCTTATTTTGAATATGATGCTTTATCATTCGGTGCAAGATCTCATGCTTCAAAAACatatttagaaaaaaatcTTAATTTATTTGAAGAATGTTCTTTAGAAGaattaatattacattGTTTAAAAGCTTTAAAATGTTCCCTTTCAAGTGAATCTGAGTTAACCACATCTAATACAGCTTTAGCTGTTGTGGGAAAGAATCACCCTTGGCAAGAATTTTCTCCTGTACAATTAGAGGAATATCTATCAAAAGTTAAAATGGACGCTGAACAAGAAAAAGTTGAAGAAAATGTACAGAATGAAGCAAACgaataa
- a CDS encoding trailer hitch-like protein, translating into MSSVSTLPYIGSKISLISNSEIRYEGILYTINTHESTVALQNVRSFGTEGRRQPDIAPSNEVYDFIIFRGKDIKDVTVSETGKNIPDDPAIVSMNIAPSSKNNITDNLNYNNNMNINKSLKVNNNLISSNDRNMNNRRYYNNRPNYNFHYNNRNYNINQNNNNNNNNNYKYRNYRNYERSNYVIGELQSQLNPALKNKFSPDFDFNTNNMKFDKNNILEEKNKEASTALNNHMQVGGYDKNSSFFDNISCETLDKKQGIDEKVDREKLRMLDVDTFGIAAAHYRTNMHNRHQNRIKMRNNRKHKIFSQNNYNYFNRNQNPFNRYPPY; encoded by the coding sequence atGTCATCTGTGTCAACCTTACCTTATATTGGAAGCAAAATTTCCCTAATTTCCAACTCTGAAATTAGATACGAAGGAATTTTATATACGATTAATACTCACGAATCTACCGTTGCCTTACAGAATGTTCGTTCATTTGGTACTGAGGGAAGAAGGCAACCAGATATTGCCCCATCTAATGAAGTGTACGactttataatatttcgAGGTAAAGATATTAAGGATGTTACTGTAAGTGAAACAGGAAAAAATATCCCAGACGATCCAGCTATTGTTTCTATGAATATAGCTCCTAGTTCTAAGAACAATATAACAGATAacttaaattataataataatatgaatattaataaatcattaaaggtaaataataatttaatatcaTCAAATGATAGGAATATGAACAATAGGagatattataataatagacCGAACTATAATTTccattataataatagaaattataacattaaccagaataataataataacaataataataattacaaaTATAGAAATTATAGAAATTATGAGAGATCGAATTATGTTATCGGGGAATTACAATCCCAACTAAACCCTGCTCTGAAAAATAAGTTTAGTCCCGATTTTGATTTTAATACTAATAATATGAAgtttgataaaaataatatattagaggagaaaaataaagaagCTTCTACTGCCTTGAATAATCATATGCAAGTTGGGGGATATGATAAGAATTCAAGTTTCTTTGATAATATAAGCTGTGAAACTTTAGATAAAAAACAAGGAATTGATGAGAAGGTCGATAGAGAAAAGTTAAGAATGCTAGATGTTGATACTTTTGGAATAGCAGCTGCACATTATAGGACTAATATGCATAATAGACATCAAAACCGAATTAAAATGAGAAATAATCGAAAgcataaaatattttcacagaataattataattattttaacaGGAATCAAAATCCTTTTAATAGATATCCACCATATTAG
- a CDS encoding mediator complex subunit 31, putative has protein sequence MGISQKKYIVKNIIDDNKKPVIIHKYYRESLFENKLRFECELEFLQSLCNIDYIKHLYDNKYFNDYNFINYLKYLNYWRNKPYIFYVHFPICLYVLDILNNNNTNIYFNHANSFQNFIYYLKLHWLYFSYQM, from the coding sequence ATGGGAATAAGCCAAAAAAAGTACATTGTGAAAAACATTATAGATGATAATAAGAAACCAGTAATTATTCATAAGTACTATAGAGAAAGTTTatttgaaaataaattaagGTTTGAATGTGAACTCGAATTTTTACAATCATTATGTAATATagattatataaaacatttatatgataataaatattttaatgattataattttataaattatttaaaatatttaaattattgGAGAAATAAAccttatatattttacgTACATTTTCctatatgtttatatgtattagatatattaaataataataacacaaatatatattttaatcaTGCAAATTCGTttcaaaattttatatattatctgAAGCTTCATTGGTTATATTTTAGTTACCAAATGTAg